From the genome of Streptomyces spinoverrucosus:
CGGTGACCGGCTGGAGGTGCTGGACTACCTCGCTGAATCGTTGCGCCTGCTGCGTCCGGGCGGGCTCGTGGCGTTCGAGGGCGCCTTCGCCAACGGGCGCACGGTGGACTCGGGACCGCAGCCGACGGAGGTGCTGCGACTGCGGGAGCTGCTGCGCGCGGTGCGCGAGAGCCAGGAGCTGGTGCCGTCGCTGCTGCCGGTGGGCGACGGGCTGCTGTGCGCGGTCAAGCGGTGACTCCCGCTGAAGTGGCGACTCCTGCTCAGCGGAGCTGAGCAAACAGCCGCCCCGGCACCGGATGCGGTGCCGGGGCGGCTGAAAGGGTATGGTCGCCCGCGGGTCAGCCCACGACCTTCTTGAGGGCGTCGCCGAGCGCGTCGGCCTCGTCCGGGGTCAGCTCGACGACGAGCCGACCGCCGCCTTCGAGCGGAACGCGCATGACGATGCCCCGCCCCTCCTTGGTCACCTCGAGCGGGCCGTCACCCGTCCGCGGCTTCATGGCCGCCATGCTCGTT
Proteins encoded in this window:
- a CDS encoding DUF3117 domain-containing protein; its protein translation is MAAMKPRTGDGPLEVTKEGRGIVMRVPLEGGGRLVVELTPDEADALGDALKKVVG